Proteins from a genomic interval of Flammeovirgaceae bacterium SG7u.111:
- a CDS encoding FecR domain-containing protein has product MNNWELLAKYISEECTIAEVVQVHEWLKENPEQEAFLDRARQTWHMSALDVEAFRPDLAAARVKVNMRISNNGSFTPSSTVTTSQPAQTTNHVFLFRRVAAAVLVGFFLSYLIYFFVADFAPTDRMLTKVTRAGEKAEVILADGTHVWLNEKASFKYPEEFNAKNREVFLEGEAYFDVERDEASPFFIYAGNTITQVLGTSFSVTSKKDGEVVVDVVEGSVLFYEEESEEKGVVLIEGEQAVLKPEVSQIVKSKSADPNRQTWHTGVLQFKNMPLAQVVDILTDFYGQEIEIGDDAIKNCHYNATFDNQTLEDVLEVMELSIAGLEVKKEEGKILLTGKGCF; this is encoded by the coding sequence ATGAATAACTGGGAACTACTGGCAAAATATATCAGCGAAGAGTGTACTATAGCCGAAGTGGTGCAGGTACATGAATGGCTGAAAGAAAACCCCGAACAAGAAGCTTTTCTTGATAGGGCAAGGCAAACTTGGCACATGTCGGCGTTGGATGTGGAGGCATTTCGCCCCGACTTAGCAGCAGCTCGAGTAAAGGTAAATATGAGGATCAGTAATAACGGCAGCTTTACTCCAAGTAGTACTGTTACCACATCTCAACCTGCCCAAACTACCAACCATGTATTTCTTTTCAGACGGGTAGCCGCTGCTGTTTTGGTCGGCTTTTTTCTTTCTTATCTTATCTATTTCTTTGTAGCCGATTTTGCCCCAACAGATAGAATGCTGACAAAAGTGACCAGAGCAGGCGAAAAAGCGGAAGTGATACTGGCTGATGGTACGCATGTTTGGCTCAACGAAAAAGCATCTTTCAAATATCCTGAAGAGTTTAATGCTAAAAACAGGGAAGTGTTCCTTGAAGGCGAGGCCTATTTTGATGTGGAAAGAGATGAAGCTAGCCCATTTTTTATCTATGCGGGAAATACCATCACCCAAGTATTGGGTACAAGTTTTAGTGTGACGAGCAAAAAAGACGGTGAAGTTGTGGTAGACGTAGTAGAAGGAAGCGTGTTGTTTTATGAAGAAGAAAGTGAAGAGAAAGGGGTGGTATTGATAGAAGGGGAGCAAGCGGTATTGAAACCAGAAGTATCCCAAATAGTGAAGTCAAAATCTGCGGACCCTAATCGCCAGACTTGGCATACAGGCGTATTGCAGTTTAAAAATATGCCACTGGCTCAGGTTGTCGATATCCTAACGGATTTTTACGGTCAAGAAATAGAGATTGGAGATGATGCAATAAAAAATTGCCATTACAATGCTACGTTTGATAACCAAACGCTAGAGGATGTATTGGAAGTGATGGAGCTGAGTATTGCAGGTTTAGAAGTGAAAAAAGAAGAAGGGAAAATATTGTTGACAGGGAAAGGATGTTTCTAA
- a CDS encoding carbon-nitrogen hydrolase family protein, protein MKVKVGLVQDSPLFFDKEQTLQKVEQLAADAQAMGCQLVVFPESFVPGYPRGFSFGTKVGSRSQAGRELFAEYHANSFDLASTDLPRLEKLAKSLNIYLVIGITEKQAGNGTLYCSILYLSPKTGLLGVHRKIKPTGLERIVWGEASGESLVTYNTSIGKLGGLICWENYMPLARMAMYQKGVEIYIAPTADARDNWTATMKHIALEGRCFVLGCNQYFTKQMYPKRFQELVTDEPEEICKGGSVIVNPMGEVLAGAVFGKSEILTAELDLSEITKAKLDFDPIGHYARNDIFEFSVNGQPEMGGE, encoded by the coding sequence ATGAAGGTAAAAGTAGGGTTGGTTCAAGACAGCCCTTTGTTTTTTGATAAGGAGCAGACGCTCCAAAAAGTAGAGCAGCTTGCAGCCGATGCCCAGGCAATGGGCTGCCAATTAGTTGTATTCCCCGAATCTTTTGTTCCAGGCTATCCAAGAGGCTTTTCCTTTGGTACAAAAGTAGGAAGTCGCTCACAAGCTGGCAGAGAACTTTTTGCCGAATATCACGCTAATAGCTTTGATCTTGCATCTACCGATCTTCCCCGCCTAGAAAAGCTCGCCAAATCCTTGAATATTTACTTAGTAATTGGAATAACGGAAAAACAGGCTGGAAATGGGACGCTGTATTGCTCCATACTCTACCTCTCGCCCAAAACAGGTCTACTTGGAGTTCATAGGAAAATAAAGCCTACGGGTTTAGAAAGGATTGTTTGGGGAGAAGCCTCAGGTGAATCGTTGGTTACTTATAATACTTCTATAGGGAAACTCGGAGGATTAATTTGCTGGGAAAACTACATGCCCCTCGCCCGGATGGCTATGTATCAAAAGGGGGTGGAAATCTACATTGCTCCCACAGCAGATGCAAGGGATAACTGGACGGCAACCATGAAACATATAGCTTTAGAAGGTCGCTGCTTTGTATTGGGCTGTAACCAGTATTTTACCAAACAGATGTACCCTAAAAGATTTCAGGAGCTAGTTACAGATGAGCCCGAGGAAATATGTAAAGGCGGAAGTGTCATTGTAAATCCAATGGGAGAAGTGCTAGCAGGGGCAGTTTTTGGCAAATCGGAAATTCTGACTGCTGAGCTAGATTTGTCGGAAATCACAAAAGCTAAACTAGATTTTGATCCTATAGGACACTATGCTCGGAATGATATTTTTGAGTTTAGTGTTAATGGTCAACCTGAAATGGGAGGAGAGTAA
- a CDS encoding OmpA family protein — protein MTKKVLLFLSAVFMSMLTVSAQDIQWANEVLDFSSELHNVEFAANQALGKPNVYPAGEENPNAWVPSRDNKKDFVKVGFANPMKIRQVAVAESFNAGTTYKIELFDASGQKRDTYEFETILAGFSRMKTVQFNMTDYEVAAVKVYVDSKAVPGFTAIDAIGITASEEPFDMLPDVHEDVEQNLLVERLGRNINSSFADFRPIVSPDKKKLYFSRKNHPQNYGGIKDLEDIWYSDWDENEKTWGIAKNLGQPLNNLGPNYISCFTPDGESMGIVLGNAYKNNEQMKFGISIAWKEGDTWGEPEKLNIDKFNNFSDKANFFMANNRKVMIISMEQSDSKGERDLYVSFLADDNVWSKPQRMGDMLNTITDESGPFLAADDKTLYFSSAGFSGFGKSDIYVTKRLDDTWLNWSEPKNLGERVNSKEDDLFFHMLPKGEEAYFTRSVEYSDYDIFRVPMPIFFKPSPVATINGKIFNSATGEPMRAKVIYETIPEGKEVGYTYSNAVTGEYTIMLPEGEKYAYRAEVEGMFVGSQTIDLSNLNKNVEYTHDLAMMPNFKENMKLPVEKVFYGKNAITIPADKINDLEAIIEKLRNDPELSLTIKGHTDADGSKLENIEVSKQRAKAIVDYLIHKGIEESRLDWMGVGASEPLASNLDEREGKELNRRVELKMEREVNTMAVLHK, from the coding sequence ATGACAAAAAAAGTTTTACTCTTCCTTTCGGCAGTATTTATGAGTATGCTGACCGTTTCTGCCCAAGATATTCAGTGGGCTAATGAAGTACTCGATTTCTCTTCGGAGTTGCATAATGTGGAATTTGCTGCTAACCAAGCATTGGGCAAACCAAATGTATATCCAGCAGGAGAAGAAAATCCAAATGCTTGGGTTCCTAGTAGGGACAACAAGAAGGATTTTGTTAAAGTGGGGTTTGCTAACCCGATGAAAATTAGGCAAGTAGCTGTGGCGGAGTCTTTCAATGCAGGCACCACCTACAAAATCGAGCTTTTTGATGCTTCGGGTCAAAAAAGAGATACCTATGAGTTTGAAACTATTCTCGCTGGTTTTTCAAGAATGAAAACAGTGCAGTTTAACATGACTGACTACGAGGTAGCTGCTGTAAAAGTATATGTTGATAGCAAAGCGGTACCAGGTTTTACGGCTATCGATGCTATTGGTATTACTGCTTCAGAAGAACCATTTGATATGTTGCCAGATGTTCATGAAGATGTAGAGCAAAACTTGTTGGTAGAAAGGCTTGGTAGGAATATAAATAGCTCTTTTGCTGACTTCAGACCAATTGTTTCTCCTGATAAAAAGAAATTGTATTTCAGTAGAAAAAACCACCCTCAGAACTACGGAGGTATTAAAGATTTGGAAGATATCTGGTATTCTGATTGGGATGAAAACGAAAAAACATGGGGCATAGCTAAGAATTTGGGTCAACCACTCAACAACTTGGGCCCTAATTATATAAGCTGCTTCACGCCAGACGGCGAGTCTATGGGTATTGTACTTGGAAATGCTTATAAAAATAATGAGCAAATGAAGTTTGGTATCTCTATAGCTTGGAAAGAAGGAGATACTTGGGGCGAACCTGAGAAGTTGAATATTGATAAGTTTAACAACTTCTCTGATAAAGCAAACTTCTTCATGGCCAACAACCGCAAGGTGATGATTATCTCTATGGAGCAATCTGATTCTAAAGGTGAAAGAGACTTATATGTTAGTTTCTTGGCAGATGACAATGTATGGAGTAAGCCTCAAAGAATGGGTGATATGTTGAATACTATCACAGATGAAAGTGGTCCTTTCTTAGCTGCGGATGACAAGACATTGTACTTCTCTTCTGCTGGATTTAGCGGATTCGGAAAAAGTGATATTTACGTTACAAAGCGTTTGGACGATACTTGGTTGAACTGGTCTGAGCCTAAAAACTTGGGCGAAAGAGTGAATTCAAAAGAAGACGACTTGTTCTTCCATATGTTGCCAAAAGGCGAAGAAGCATACTTCACTCGCTCGGTTGAGTACAGCGATTATGATATCTTTAGAGTTCCAATGCCGATTTTCTTCAAACCAAGCCCTGTTGCAACTATCAACGGTAAGATTTTCAATAGCGCAACTGGTGAGCCAATGAGGGCAAAAGTGATTTATGAAACTATTCCTGAGGGTAAAGAAGTTGGTTATACTTACTCTAACGCTGTGACTGGAGAATACACTATTATGTTGCCAGAGGGCGAAAAATATGCATACCGTGCCGAGGTGGAAGGGATGTTTGTAGGAAGTCAAACTATCGATTTGAGCAACTTGAACAAGAATGTTGAGTATACTCATGATTTGGCTATGATGCCTAACTTCAAAGAGAATATGAAGTTACCAGTAGAAAAAGTGTTTTATGGTAAAAATGCGATCACTATTCCTGCTGACAAAATCAATGACTTGGAGGCGATAATTGAAAAGCTTAGAAACGACCCTGAGTTAAGCCTTACTATCAAAGGTCATACAGATGCTGACGGTAGTAAATTGGAAAACATAGAAGTATCTAAGCAAAGAGCTAAAGCAATTGTTGACTATTTGATCCATAAAGGTATAGAAGAATCAAGGTTAGACTGGATGGGAGTTGGAGCGAGTGAGCCTTTGGCAAGTAACCTCGATGAGCGAGAAGGCAAAGAGTTGAACAGAAGAGTTGAGTTGAAGATGGAGAGAGAGGTTAACACTATGGCAGTTTTGCATAAGTAA
- a CDS encoding glycoside hydrolase family 88 protein, which produces MKMLFRKSIILLFIFGALSCEQKKEEAQEVAPPAETWQFSIDGAFAQAEEQLLLAVKNYPDPTLFPRTNEKDGKVQLVKWNDWTSGFFPGTLWLSYEQSNNEALKAEAEKRTEALEENQHNDRTHDTGFMVYCSYGEGLRVAGKEDYKPVMIQTAKTLSTRFDPTVGCIKSWDWGAREGWEYPVIVDNMMNLELLYWAAKETGDTTFSHIATTHALTTMANHYREDMSCYHVIDYYPEDGSVRNRNTHQGFSDDSAWARGQAWGLYGFTLCYEETGDERFLEHAKKIAAYLMNHPRMPEDKVPYWDFDAPDIPNAPRDASAGALIASALINLSTLVEDTSSKVYFDFAKDIVKSLASPEYAAEPGTNNFFLLKHSTGNLPGDKEIDVPLNYADYYYLEALHRLKKAM; this is translated from the coding sequence ATGAAAATGTTATTTAGAAAATCAATCATTTTGCTCTTCATTTTTGGCGCATTAAGTTGTGAACAAAAAAAAGAGGAGGCTCAGGAAGTAGCACCACCGGCTGAAACTTGGCAGTTCAGCATTGATGGCGCTTTTGCACAGGCAGAAGAACAACTTTTGCTTGCGGTGAAAAATTATCCAGACCCAACTCTTTTCCCCCGAACCAATGAGAAAGACGGAAAAGTACAGTTGGTGAAATGGAACGACTGGACAAGTGGTTTTTTCCCAGGCACACTTTGGCTATCGTACGAGCAATCGAACAACGAGGCACTTAAAGCCGAAGCTGAAAAAAGAACCGAGGCTCTAGAAGAAAACCAACACAATGACAGAACCCATGATACTGGATTCATGGTTTATTGCAGTTATGGTGAAGGTCTTAGAGTTGCAGGCAAGGAGGACTATAAGCCTGTTATGATACAAACTGCAAAAACACTCAGCACAAGGTTTGACCCCACGGTTGGCTGCATAAAATCTTGGGACTGGGGAGCCAGAGAGGGCTGGGAATACCCTGTAATTGTGGATAATATGATGAACCTAGAACTTCTCTACTGGGCGGCAAAGGAGACTGGGGACACAACATTTAGCCACATAGCAACAACTCATGCTCTTACTACTATGGCAAATCATTACCGAGAGGATATGAGCTGCTACCATGTAATTGACTATTATCCTGAAGATGGTTCGGTTCGGAACCGAAATACCCATCAGGGATTCAGCGACGATTCGGCTTGGGCTAGGGGCCAAGCATGGGGTCTTTATGGCTTTACTTTGTGCTACGAAGAAACAGGTGACGAACGCTTTTTGGAACACGCAAAAAAAATAGCGGCTTACCTAATGAACCATCCAAGAATGCCAGAAGACAAAGTTCCTTATTGGGATTTTGATGCGCCAGACATTCCTAATGCTCCTCGTGATGCTTCTGCCGGAGCACTTATAGCTTCAGCACTTATCAACTTAAGTACGTTGGTTGAGGACACAAGTAGCAAAGTCTACTTTGACTTCGCTAAGGATATAGTGAAATCATTGGCTTCTCCAGAATATGCTGCCGAACCCGGCACCAACAATTTCTTTTTATTGAAGCACTCAACTGGTAACCTGCCTGGCGACAAAGAGATTGATGTTCCTTTGAACTATGCCGACTATTATTACCTTGAAGCATTGCATAGACTGAAAAAGGCAATGTAA
- a CDS encoding DUF6503 family protein produces the protein MNRINLTLIISALFFAVSCGNEQKPATEKTEEKVLSEAEALVNKSIEAHGMEGLVKSTVNFDFRGRNYIAERNEGFYVYSRIFEDSLGRRVEDVLSNKGFERTVGGEKVEVPEEKAAAYSNSINSVIYFALLPYFLNDAAAMKEKIGEGTIKGEAYHKIKVTFQQDGGGKDFDDQYVYWIHKEKNTVDYLAYNYQVNGGGARFREAYNIRSVNGVRFADYINYKPKSGSMEVQKFDSLFESGELEELSRIDSENVKVEFTNAT, from the coding sequence ATGAATAGAATCAATCTTACATTAATTATTTCAGCCCTCTTTTTTGCTGTTTCTTGTGGAAATGAGCAGAAGCCTGCCACCGAAAAAACAGAAGAAAAAGTCTTGTCCGAAGCAGAGGCTTTGGTCAATAAGTCTATTGAGGCTCATGGTATGGAAGGGCTGGTCAAATCAACGGTAAACTTCGATTTCAGAGGGAGAAATTATATAGCTGAGCGTAACGAAGGCTTTTATGTCTATTCTCGGATTTTTGAAGATTCGTTGGGGAGAAGGGTAGAAGATGTGCTAAGCAATAAAGGGTTTGAGCGTACGGTAGGCGGGGAAAAGGTAGAAGTGCCAGAAGAGAAAGCTGCAGCATATAGCAATTCTATAAATTCAGTCATCTATTTTGCCCTTTTGCCCTACTTTTTGAACGATGCGGCAGCTATGAAGGAAAAGATTGGCGAAGGCACAATCAAAGGAGAGGCTTACCACAAAATAAAAGTAACTTTCCAGCAAGATGGTGGGGGAAAAGACTTTGATGACCAGTATGTTTATTGGATTCACAAAGAAAAAAATACCGTGGATTACCTAGCTTATAACTATCAAGTAAATGGGGGAGGAGCAAGGTTCAGAGAAGCGTATAACATACGATCAGTTAATGGTGTGCGCTTCGCAGATTACATCAATTACAAGCCCAAAAGTGGTTCTATGGAGGTTCAGAAATTCGATTCACTTTTTGAAAGTGGTGAACTGGAAGAACTATCAAGGATAGATAGCGAAAATGTAAAAGTGGAATTTACGAACGCAACCTAG
- a CDS encoding GNAT family N-acetyltransferase: protein MKKIKLTEILPSDKATLVQLLSDKEIYNNTLRIPYPYTEENAEDFLSYIKDTQEKMLIQRHWAIRFKSSKELIGVIGVEQPDPYNSHRNEIGYWLGKNYRGQGIMTDAICVLCEQLFEERKLLHRLQATVYEHNPASGKVLEKAGFTYEGMLKDYVIKDGIYLNVKMYARLRS, encoded by the coding sequence ATGAAGAAAATAAAGCTCACTGAAATTCTTCCTTCAGACAAGGCTACACTTGTGCAGCTTCTGAGCGACAAGGAAATATACAATAATACCTTAAGAATCCCCTACCCCTACACAGAAGAAAATGCAGAAGATTTTCTTAGCTATATAAAAGATACTCAAGAAAAAATGCTGATCCAACGGCACTGGGCTATTCGCTTTAAGAGCTCTAAGGAGCTTATTGGTGTGATAGGCGTGGAGCAACCAGATCCTTATAATAGCCACCGCAATGAAATTGGGTATTGGCTAGGTAAAAACTATAGGGGGCAGGGCATTATGACCGATGCTATTTGTGTGCTCTGCGAACAATTGTTTGAAGAAAGAAAACTACTTCACAGGCTTCAAGCAACAGTTTATGAGCATAACCCCGCATCAGGCAAAGTGCTCGAAAAAGCTGGCTTCACCTACGAGGGCATGCTCAAAGACTATGTAATAAAAGATGGTATTTACTTAAATGTAAAAATGTACGCTAGGTTGCGTTCGTAA
- a CDS encoding CYTH domain-containing protein has product MPTEIERKFVIETIPSELKAEKGIEIRQSYIAIEPMGKEVRLRQSGEKYFLTVKSSGALVRSEYEISLSQVQYESLLPSACSGVICKTRYWALGNGKEISVDIFHEQLAGLVIAEVEFSSIEDSVEFEPPSWFGREVTDDPSYKNKYLAQDGIPTLD; this is encoded by the coding sequence GTGCCAACCGAAATCGAAAGAAAATTTGTCATCGAAACCATACCCTCAGAGCTAAAAGCAGAGAAGGGAATTGAAATAAGACAATCGTACATCGCTATAGAGCCTATGGGCAAGGAAGTGCGATTAAGACAAAGCGGAGAAAAATACTTTTTGACTGTAAAAAGCAGTGGGGCTTTGGTCAGGTCCGAATATGAAATAAGCTTGAGCCAAGTGCAATATGAATCACTTTTGCCCTCAGCTTGCTCTGGTGTTATATGTAAAACGAGGTATTGGGCGTTGGGAAACGGCAAAGAGATATCGGTTGATATTTTCCATGAGCAACTAGCGGGTTTGGTAATAGCCGAAGTAGAGTTTTCTTCTATTGAGGATAGTGTTGAGTTCGAGCCTCCAAGTTGGTTTGGAAGAGAAGTGACCGATGACCCATCCTACAAAAACAAGTACTTGGCTCAGGATGGGATTCCTACGCTGGATTAA
- a CDS encoding class I SAM-dependent methyltransferase, whose product MKSPIDPNRDQLYAFSKGEKFEGEEMNTVFLKIFEERGWDLEEDAESVSGIGSNSEQTAEIVRRFPRLLDTYGVETLLDLPCGDFNWMQKLDWSGRNYIGGDIVPQIISKNRTKFDHPNIRFVELDLTSSVLPKADVILCRDCLVHLSFADIHKALANIKRSELTYLLITTFPEQPFNKDIVTGGWRPLNFELAPFHFPKPLALINEKCTELGDTFRDKSLGLWKVADL is encoded by the coding sequence ATGAAAAGCCCAATAGACCCCAATCGAGATCAGTTATATGCTTTTTCAAAAGGAGAAAAGTTTGAAGGAGAAGAAATGAATACTGTCTTCCTCAAAATTTTTGAAGAACGGGGCTGGGATTTGGAGGAGGATGCCGAATCCGTTTCGGGCATCGGCTCTAATAGCGAACAAACTGCCGAGATTGTGAGAAGGTTTCCTAGGTTGTTAGATACATACGGGGTGGAAACATTATTGGACCTGCCCTGCGGGGATTTCAACTGGATGCAAAAGCTCGATTGGTCGGGCAGGAATTACATTGGCGGAGATATAGTCCCACAGATCATTTCTAAAAACAGAACAAAGTTCGACCATCCAAACATAAGGTTTGTAGAGTTGGATTTGACATCATCTGTGCTTCCCAAAGCAGATGTTATCCTTTGCCGAGATTGTTTGGTCCATTTGTCATTTGCCGATATCCATAAAGCCCTTGCGAATATCAAGAGATCTGAGCTGACCTACCTGCTTATCACCACTTTCCCTGAGCAACCATTCAATAAGGATATTGTTACTGGAGGTTGGCGACCCCTGAACTTCGAGCTTGCTCCCTTTCACTTCCCAAAGCCTCTTGCCCTTATCAATGAGAAATGCACCGAACTAGGCGATACATTTAGGGATAAAAGCCTAGGGCTATGGAAGGTGGCAGATTTATAA
- the rsgA gene encoding ribosome small subunit-dependent GTPase A: MELEDLGFDDFFAEARSEAGLETYEVARVTKEHKERYTLHTGSDEYDGEISGHLRFTAAERSDFPAVGDWVVFLPFDGGMGIIHQILPRKTLLERQAVGKHGEKQIIAANIDTAFIVQAADRDFNLNRLERYLTICLGAGITPIILVNKIDLVEKTELDEMVESIEERIPNVPILLNSNETEEGLDSLKAKIETGKTYCLIGSSGVGKSTLVNKLSEADILKTRDISDSNSKGRHTTSHRELVVLGNGGIVIDTPGMRELGMTDNAEGISQTFEQIEELAQDCKYSDCTHQQEEGCAVLEALENNELDTSVFENYMKMQREQFHFQATVAEKRKRDKSFGKMYRAVSKERKKNKY; the protein is encoded by the coding sequence ATGGAACTAGAAGATTTAGGCTTTGATGATTTTTTTGCCGAAGCAAGAAGCGAAGCTGGACTTGAAACATACGAAGTCGCTAGGGTTACCAAAGAACACAAAGAACGCTACACCTTGCACACTGGCTCTGATGAATACGATGGAGAGATTAGCGGCCACTTGCGCTTCACTGCCGCAGAGCGTTCAGATTTCCCCGCCGTTGGCGATTGGGTAGTATTTCTTCCCTTCGATGGGGGCATGGGAATTATCCATCAGATATTACCCCGGAAAACCTTGCTAGAAAGGCAGGCTGTGGGCAAACATGGAGAAAAGCAGATCATCGCAGCAAACATAGACACGGCTTTCATCGTACAGGCTGCCGACCGAGACTTCAACCTCAACCGACTGGAAAGATACTTGACCATTTGCCTTGGCGCAGGCATCACTCCTATCATTTTGGTAAATAAAATTGATTTGGTGGAAAAAACTGAGCTGGACGAGATGGTGGAAAGCATTGAAGAACGTATTCCAAATGTGCCGATTTTACTGAACAGCAACGAGACCGAAGAAGGCTTGGATTCGCTAAAAGCAAAAATTGAAACAGGCAAAACCTATTGCCTCATTGGCTCTTCGGGAGTGGGGAAATCTACGTTGGTGAATAAGCTGAGCGAAGCTGATATTTTGAAAACCAGAGACATAAGCGACAGCAATAGCAAGGGAAGGCACACGACTAGCCATCGCGAATTAGTGGTGTTGGGCAATGGGGGAATCGTGATCGATACGCCAGGCATGCGAGAATTGGGTATGACGGACAATGCAGAGGGCATCAGCCAGACTTTTGAACAAATAGAAGAACTTGCCCAAGACTGTAAATATTCGGATTGCACACATCAGCAGGAAGAAGGCTGCGCCGTGTTGGAAGCATTGGAAAACAACGAACTTGATACCTCTGTTTTTGAAAATTATATGAAAATGCAGCGGGAGCAATTCCATTTCCAAGCCACGGTTGCCGAAAAGCGAAAGCGGGACAAATCTTTTGGGAAAATGTATAGGGCTGTTTCGAAGGAACGGAAAAAGAATAAGTATTGA